GTTCGGCTTCCTCGTTGCGCAACTCACGGCTTTCACCATTTTGATAATGAAACTTGACACCGGGCTGACCGTATTCATAAAGTACACTTACAGACTTGATGTGATTCATAGAAACCTCCAGATGAACTGATATAAGCGAGGCGGTGCATTGTTGATTTTGGTCGCCCTCACTTATATGGGATCACCCATGACATTTATATGAGGTCGCGGCTGGAATAATCAAGATCAGCGATCTGCCTGGGTTTTCGTTTCCTGATATTTAACATTGCAAAGTCTGACGTTTCGTTTTCAGCAATTGATAGAAAAATGACTGGTAACTAATCACAAACGAAATAGACACTGCAACCCAGGTGAGCACACCTGGTGTATTACCTCTCACCGCTCTTGTGTACAAATGTAATAATTGTCACCCTCATGCAATATCAGTATATGGGCATAGTCGCGTCAATATAATCGGCATATTGGTGACGGCAAGGCCTTGCCGCTAGCCTTTCATGCTGGAAATATCCCGATACCCTGATCCGCCACACTGACCAACGAGGACTACAATCAGATGAAATTTCGCACTACCGTCACTTCGCTGTCGTTGCTTATTGCAGCTACACTTCCTATTTCTTCTTTTTCACAGACTGCACCGGACGCCAAGCAAAGTTCTTTGGCAAGCGGTCTGGTGGCCGATGGGGGCATCTCGGCAGAGCTGACTTCGGTCGTAAAAACGGGTAATCGCGTGACGATCAAAGTGCGTTTCATGGAAACGGGTCCGGAAATCAACAAGATCAGTGTCTTGTATTCGCGTCTGGATAAAGCGGCGTACGAAAACGATTTTTATCTTCTGGCCGGAGATAAAAAGTATCTTTTATTGAAAGATTCCGCAGGCAAGCCACTGGCGCCGGAAAAACTGATGTTGGCCGGTAAGGGGAAGTTGCGCGGCATCTGGTACGGCACCTTTCCTGCACCGCCAGCGGGCGAGAGCCTGATGTTATTTCTGCCGAATATCGAGCCGCTCGGCCCGTTCTCCGTTACGGGTGAATGAGCCAATGCAGCGCGGCTATCTTATCCGAATGGCGCGGCTATCCTGGATGCTGATGGCGCTGGAGACTGTCAGGCCTGGCGAACGCACAAAACGATTATGACCCAGACCAGTACATATTGGATCTGGTGCCTCAGATACTGGATCTGCAGGCCACTTCCTCTGACTTGCAGGATGCTTCGTCTGATTTGAATGCAGTAACCAGCGACTTGTCCGAAAACGCGAGAAAATTAATTGAAGAAAACGGCCGCATTTCCGTGCGCAAGGCCGATGGTGGCACTATTCTGTCTGTTGCCAGCGATATTCTGTTTGCGTTCGATAGCGCGAATTTGACCCCGAAGGCGCAGGCAACACTGAAGGATATCAGCACCATCATCAATGATAGTCAGGTAAAAGGAGTCAAAGTGGTCGGGCATACCGATGCCAGGGGAACTGATGCCTACAATCGAAAATTGTCCAGGGCGCGCGCTCAATCAGTGGCGGCGTTTCTTGTCCGGGAAGGGGTGGCGCAATCACGAATCAGCGCGCTGGGGCGCGGAGAAGCCGAGCCCGTCGCCGAAAACGAAATTAACGGCAAGGATAACCCATCAGGGCGTGCGAAAAACCGGCGGGTTGAATTCGTTCTTCCCAAGTAGGTGCACTCAGCCCAGGATGCACGTCATATCGGTTATTTTTTGAACATCTATCGCCGGATATTCATCTATTTTTGTATGAATCGCGCTGAGCGTGCTGTGGGTGTGCCAATCGGATAACACGCCATATACGCTGTTTGTGTTGCCGCGTTCACGTGACAGCGGTCGGGATGGCGTGTTCTTTTTCACGATATTTCATTGGCCATTGCCCGGCCTGTGTCGGAGGATACCATTTTTCCGAAGGTGCCGGCTCCAGGTAATGGGCGCGTCGTGGACACTGTAGTCGGCACTGCCGGGGGCAGAATCTGTAGTGCAGGCAAATGGGTATTGGTATTGGCACTGCAAATTGAAGGGAACAAAATCGACTGAAATACAATCTTATGGTGGAGTCTGGGCTTGCCTGTCAGCCATAGGGGTTTTCAGATATCATCGGGGGCTTGATTCCTGTCTGCTGCACTCGCCGATTACGGTCGGGTTTGCCGGTTATCCGGTAAGCGCATGATAGATAAATGAAATTTTCTTTTAATTTTGTTGTTCCATGCTGGAATGCTAATCTTTGTAAAGAACAATATACGTGAAAATACCTTTTGAATTATGGATTGGTGCCCGGTACGCCGGCCTGACACGCACGCGTGGGCGGGGCAGGAAAGGCGACCGGTTTGTCTCTTTTATCGCAGGCACCTCCATGGTCGGGATTGCATTGGGCGTTGCCGCGCTGATCATCGTGCTGTCGGTCATGAATGGTTTCCAGGTTGATGTGCGCGATCGCATGCTATCGGTACTGCCGCATATCCAGCTGGTCGTTCCCAACGAAGATCCGGTTGTGGTCACGGATAACTGGCAGAAGCTGGCTCAGGAGGCCAAGCAGAATCCGCAAGTAGAGGGCGCTTCGGCCTTTGTTGCCGCTGGCGGCATGCTGGCCCGGGGCGATGTGCTCAAAGGAGTAGAGATACGTGGCATTGATCCCAAAAACGAAGGCAACGTGTCGGAATTGCCGGAGCAAATGATTAATGGCTCGCTCGACAGCCTCGAGCCGGGCAGTTTCAATTTGGTTATCGGCAGCAACCTGGCCCAGTATATGGGTGTGACGGTCGGCGACACGCTGTTGCTGATGACGCCCCAGGCTCAATCAATCCTTCGGGCTTTTCTCCCCGTATGCGTCAGTTCACCGTATCCGGTGTTTTCTCCTCGGGCCATTACGAATATGATTCGAATATGGCCTTTATTGCAGTCAAAGACGCTGCCGTGCTGTTTCGCGACGTCGGGTCAGCCGGGGTTCGGCTGAAAATCCATGACATGATCGGTGCGCCTGAGGTTGCCACGCAATTGACCAATTCATTGCCGCCAGGCGTGGTGGCGCGTGACTGGACCATGGATAACCGAACCTGGTTTGCCGCAGTCAAAACAGAAAAACGCATGATGTTCCTGATCCTGGTTCTGATTGTCGCGGTCGCTGCCTTCAACCTGCTCTCGTCGCTGGTGATGGCAGTCAAGGACAAGCAATCGGATATTGCGATTTTGCGCACGCTGGGCGTCAGTCCCTTTCAGATCGGCAAGATCTTTCTGGTGCAGGGCTCACTGATCGGCTTTATCGGCACCTTTCTGGGTGTGTTGTGCGGCTGTCTGGTTGCCTACAATATCGACGTGGTGATTCCGTTCATTGAGCGTCTGTTCGGCATTCACTTCCTGGATCCCAGCATTTACTTTGTCAGTACGTTGCCATCGCATCCCGAAGTGGACGACATCGGCCTGATCGGCATCACCTCGCTGGTGCTGTCGTTGCTGGCTACCATTTACCCAAGCTGGCGGGCTTCCCGCCTGCAACCTGCAGAGGTACTGCGCCATGATTAAGCCGGAAAATCTCCCAGTGCGGCAGGGTTCTTACGCCCTGGAATCGCGCGATGTGGTCAAATACTATGAAGATGCCAATGCGCGCCTGGATATTCTGAAGGGCGTATCGCTGCAGGTTTCTGCCGGCGAAATGGTTGCCATTATTGGCGCTTCGGGCTCGGGCAAAAGCACTTTGCTGCATATGCTGGGGTTGCTGGACAAGCCGACTTCGGGCCAGATTCTGATTAATGGGCAGCAGACCCATGCGCTGCCTGAAAAGGCCATCAGCCGTATCCGCAATGAGAGCCTGGGCTTTGTCTATCAGTTTCATCATTTGCTCAATGAATTTAACGCGCTGGATAATGTGGCCATGCCGTTAATTGTGCGACGGATGGATCGAAAGCAGGCACGTTCCCAGGCCGAGGCAGTACTTGAGCGTGTAGGCCTCAAAGAGCGGATCCATCATACGCCAGGACAATTGTCGGGCGGCGAGCGTCAGCGTGTGGCACTGGCGCGCGCCCTGGTAACTCGACCGGTGTGCGTGCTGGCTGACGAACCCACAGGTAACCTGGATCGGGAAACGGCTGCCAGCATGTTTGCCTTGCTCAAGCAGATGAACACGGAATTCAAAACGGCGTTTGTCATTGTGACTCACGATGCCAAACTGGCGTCGCTGGCAGACCGGCAACTATTGATGGAACGCGGCGTATTGCAGGCCGCATAATCGCCGGCAAGGCGCCGCATGCCCTGCAACGCGAAGGAGAGGTCATGTTCATAGATACACATTGTCATCTCGACGCATCCGAATTTAATGATGATCGCAATGCCGTGATTGCGCGTGCAGAACGCGCAGGAGTCAGGCGAATCGTCATCCCCGCCATCGGGCGCAGCAACTTCGCCACGGTTCGGCAACTGGCTCACTCTTTTACCGGCGGCTATTATGCGCTTGGCATTCATCCCTTGTTCGTTG
Above is a window of Advenella kashmirensis WT001 DNA encoding:
- a CDS encoding OmpA family protein, which codes for MPQILDLQATSSDLQDASSDLNAVTSDLSENARKLIEENGRISVRKADGGTILSVASDILFAFDSANLTPKAQATLKDISTIINDSQVKGVKVVGHTDARGTDAYNRKLSRARAQSVAAFLVREGVAQSRISALGRGEAEPVAENEINGKDNPSGRAKNRRVEFVLPK
- the lolD gene encoding lipoprotein-releasing ABC transporter ATP-binding protein LolD gives rise to the protein MIKPENLPVRQGSYALESRDVVKYYEDANARLDILKGVSLQVSAGEMVAIIGASGSGKSTLLHMLGLLDKPTSGQILINGQQTHALPEKAISRIRNESLGFVYQFHHLLNEFNALDNVAMPLIVRRMDRKQARSQAEAVLERVGLKERIHHTPGQLSGGERQRVALARALVTRPVCVLADEPTGNLDRETAASMFALLKQMNTEFKTAFVIVTHDAKLASLADRQLLMERGVLQAA